The Pochonia chlamydosporia 170 chromosome 1, whole genome shotgun sequence genome window below encodes:
- a CDS encoding MFS transporter (similar to Aspergillus clavatus NRRL 1 XP_001271175.1), producing MAHPKPTASPPQPPLPSSDQHDETPQVYRSISHICGHDFQSAPLTSPDHEDEDTSDIYNRLSPRRKTVIVAVLSFCAFLSPMSSTSILAATPEVAGTYNTTGSVINASNAGYMVFMGLSPVVWGPMSQVFGRWPVTMLTAVLFFLLSLATALAPNLPAFFVFRAFSAFEGTAFILLGSACLGDIYRPTERGTAIGWFMSGTLIGPAFGPFIGGIIVTYSSWRSIFWLQTALAGTGVLGVFFLVPETAHHKKITDLEGLSRKERLRAILRMINPVRVLKLFRYWNQVLVACASSALVWNMYSLLTPIRYVLNPRFHLESPLLGGLFYLAPGTGYLLGTFMGGRWADRTVRVWIRKRNGVRVPEDRLRSAVPFMGIVMPACVLIYGWTVDRAVGGIPVPVIALFVQGVAQLFSFPSLNTYCLDVMPGQGAEVVAANYFVRYLAGCMGTGVVLPAIQGVGVGWFSTISALFLGASTIGVMAAIRWGESWRKATDARLEERRLRDEGSREQKHKESKSTPGRGPSEAAVVEDDVEKGEKSNGTAKHGVLQDRQPA from the exons ATGGCTCACCCAAAACCcacggcatcaccaccccaaCCCCCGTTGCCCTCGTCGGACCAACATGACGAAACACCACAAGTATACCGCTCCATCTCACACATATGCGGCCATGACTTCCAATCCGCGCCCCTTACATCCCCGGATCACGAAGACGAAGACACCTCCGACATCTACAACCGCCTCTCACCACGACGAAAGACCGTCATCGTGGCCGTCCTCTCGTTCTGCGCCTTCCTCTCCCCCATGTCGAGCACctccatcctcgccgccacGCCCGAGGTAGCGGGTACGTACAACACCACCGGGTCCGTCATTAACGCCTCCAACGCGGGGTACATGGTCTTCATGGGCCTGTCGCCGGTGGTATGGGGTCCCATGAGCCAGGTATTCGGGCGGTGGCCCGTGACGATGCTGACGGCCGTGCTGTTCTTCCTGCTGAGTCTTGCGACGGCCCTGGCGCCCAATCTGCCTGCTTTTTTTGTGTTTCGCGCTTTTTCCGCCTTTGAGGGAACGGCGTTTATTCTCCTGGGGAGCGCGTGTCTGGG AGATATATATCGTCCGACTGAGAGGGGCACCGCAATAGGGTGGTTCATGTCCGGTACGCTTATTGGACCTGCGTTTGGTCCGTTTATAggcggcatcatcgtcacGTATTCGTCGTGGAGGTCGATTTTCTGGCTGCAGACTGCTCTTGCGGGCACGGGCGTCCTGGGCGTGTTTTTCCTGGTCCCCGAGACGGCGCACCACAAGAAAATTACCGACCTGGAGGGCCTGTCGAGAAAGGAGAGACTCCGGGCGATACTGCGCATGATTAACCCGGTCCGGGTGCTCAAGCTGTTTCGGTACTGGAACCAGGTCCTCGTGGCGTGTGCCAGCTCTGCGTTGGTCTGGAACATGTACAGCCTGCTCACGCCGATTCGATACGTCCTCAACCCGAGGTTTCATCTGGAGTCGCCGCTGCTGGGGGGGCTGTTCTACCTCGCTCCCGGGACGGGGTACTTGCTCGGCACGTTCATGGGCGGGAGGTGGGCAGACCGGACGGTCAGGGTGTGGATTAGGAAGAGAAACGGCGTTCGTGTCCCGGAAGATCGGTTGCGCTCGGCGGTTCCGTTCATGGGCATCGTCATGCCGGCGTGCGTGCTGATATACGGCTGGACGGTGGACAGGGCCGTGGGCGGGATCCCCGTGCCGGTGATTGCGCTGTTTGTCCAGGGTGTTGCGCAGCTGTTTAGCTTTCCGAGCTTGAATACGTATTGTCTGGATGTTATGCCCGGGCAGGGCGCTGAGGTCGTGGCAGCGAATTACTTTGTGAGATATCTCGCGGGCTGTATGGGGACCGGCGTGGTGCTTCCTGCGATCCagggcgtgggcgtgggATGGTTCTCTACTATTTCGGCGTTGTTTCTGGGAGCCTCTACGATTGGTGTCATGGCTGCGATTCGCTGGGGGGAGTCGTGGAGAAAGGCGACGGATGCAAGgttggaggagaggaggttgagggaCGAGGGCTCACGGGAGCAAAAACATAAGGAGTCAAAGTCAACGCCTGGGAGGGGTCCGAGTGAAGCGGcggtggttgaggatgatgttgaaaaggGTGAAAAGAGTAATGGAACTGCAAAACATGGCGTCTTACAAGATAGACAACCAGCATAG